DNA from Halorarum salinum:
CGCGCCGGACGTCCAGCGCGTCGTTTCCGGCGGCCTCCCGGACCTCGATGCGTCTCCCGGCGCCCCCGGTCATCCGCCCTTGACGAGTCGGAGCACCTTCACCCGGGTCGCGTCGACGGCGCGGTCGTCGGGGACCGGCGAGCCGTCGACCAGCGCCGTCACCTCGTGCGGGGAGTAGCCGACCGCCCGGCAGAGGTCGGCGTACGTCGCGTCCTCGGCCAGGGACACCTCCTCGGCCCCCTCGCCGACGACCTCGACGGTCACGTCCATGCCCGTCGTCGGCGGGCCGCGGGTTTCAGCGTTTGCTCTCCGGTTCGGAGTTGATTCGGGCGTCGGGGAGCACTCCCCGAGAGCCCCCGCGCGCTCGGCTTCGAGGTCGGGCCGGTCGCCGTGGCACGGTCGTCGAAAGCCACCGCGCGTCCATCGTCGGTCGATTCGTGTGGCGTGACCTCGTTCCCGAAAGCCCCGCGGCCCCTTTCAGTCCCACCCGACCGCACCTCGTCCTCCCCAGCCTCCTGCGCGCCTCGCGTTCGCTCCCTCCGGTCGCTCACGCTCCGGTGCTCGTCCCTCGCGCGCGTCCGGCGGGCACGGAGGCCCGCCGGCACGCGCCACGTGGTACGACCGGCGAGCGAGGTGAGCAGGACTCCGGGCTCACAGTGGGCGGATCCGCGGCGCCGCGGCCCCGGCGCCCCAGAGCGCGAGCGCGAGGACGGCGAGCGGGCCGACCGCGGAGAGGGTCGCGACGAGCGCCGCGAGGACGGCGACGGCGACGGTCCAGACGGCCGCGGAGGTCGGGAGCCTGGCGGCCGTGGCGGCGCCCGCGGCGCGGGTCGCGACGGCGAGCGAGAGGAGGAACCCCGCGGCCGCGACCGGGACCAGCAGGCCGAGCAGGGGGAGGCCGACGACCGTGGCGGCGACGAGCAGGGTGCCGAGGAGCGCCCCGACCGCGAGGCCCGCGCCGCGGGCCAGCGTCCGACCGGGGGCGTCGCGGGCCCGCGTCGCCAGCGCGTCCGTCCGCGGGTCCGCGCGGGCGAGCGCGACCCCCAGCGGCCCGGCCAGCAACGGGAGCAGGACGGGCAGCCGGCCCCCGAGTCGGAGCGCGGTTCCGGCGGGGCCGAGCAGCGCGTCGGTCGGCCGGCGCTCGCCCGTCACGGCCCCGCCTCGGTCGTCGAGTCGGGCGTCGTACTCCAGGTCCCCCTCGACGGTCGCGCCCGCGGCCAGCACGACCGTCGCGCCGAGCACCGTCGCGTCGCCGACCTCGCCGGCCAGTCGGACCGTCTCACCGCCGGCGTTCACCTCGCGGGTCGTCCCGGTCTCGGCGACCGTGACGGTTCCGCCGTAGGCGATGGCGGGGCCGCGGAGGTCGCCCGCGAGCACCACCCTGCCGCCGAACGCCTGCACCTCGCCGGTCACGACGGCGTCCTCGGTCAGGACGACGGTGCCGCCGTAGGCGTGGAGGTCGCCCTCGACGGTTCCGGCGACGACGACCCGGCCGTCCGCGGCGGTCACGGGCCCCTCGGCCGTCTCCCCGGGCGAAACCGCGACGGTCGTGAACGGACCCGAGGGGACCGCGTCCGCGCTCGATGGCCCGCCGCTCGCGACGGGGCCGACGAGC
Protein-coding regions in this window:
- the samp2 gene encoding ubiquitin-like small modifier protein SAMP2 — its product is MDVTVEVVGEGAEEVSLAEDATYADLCRAVGYSPHEVTALVDGSPVPDDRAVDATRVKVLRLVKGG
- a CDS encoding bactofilin family protein yields the protein MSSRAARTARVERAEWATRAARATRVALAVALCALLAGGALVGPVASGGPSSADAVPSGPFTTVAVSPGETAEGPVTAADGRVVVAGTVEGDLHAYGGTVVLTEDAVVTGEVQAFGGRVVLAGDLRGPAIAYGGTVTVAETGTTREVNAGGETVRLAGEVGDATVLGATVVLAAGATVEGDLEYDARLDDRGGAVTGERRPTDALLGPAGTALRLGGRLPVLLPLLAGPLGVALARADPRTDALATRARDAPGRTLARGAGLAVGALLGTLLVAATVVGLPLLGLLVPVAAAGFLLSLAVATRAAGAATAARLPTSAAVWTVAVAVLAALVATLSAVGPLAVLALALWGAGAAAPRIRPL